In Candidatus Tanganyikabacteria bacterium, one DNA window encodes the following:
- a CDS encoding leucyl aminopeptidase, translating to MNGPGPQIRILTADLPEVATDGLAVGLFEGQRAEPESPDPLLRAIARVVGLGDFHGKFLQTCLVYPEGFAAPRLLLVGLGKADEFNRDRARKAAGAAATRMRDLGAKRAALRPAGGGDRLPWRDAVRCAVEGAYLGLYQHWEFKTEKRDEINALDELSLLVPAAEAESAGTEARDAAVVCQAVNWIRTLVNRPGNALTAAAFAEEARAMAAERPGIRCTILGRDEIRELGMGCFAGVNAGSADPPRLIVLEYDGERDGKPLALVGKGITFDTGGLDIKAKAGMEQMKDDMSGGAAVVGTIRAAADLGLPIRLVGIVPATDNMPGSHAIKPGDVLKSYSGLTVEVGNTDAEGRLVLADGLAYACKQFGPRAVVDMATLTGSVYVALGSVATGMFTLDDRMARVLEGAAEATGERIWRLPLWPEHEDLVDSDIADIRNQGEPGDSDGIAAAVFLKRFVGDLPWVHLDIAGTSWADKKQPYIPKGGTGVGVRLLIEALRNGL from the coding sequence GTGAACGGACCGGGACCCCAGATCCGCATCCTGACGGCAGACCTCCCCGAAGTCGCCACTGACGGGCTGGCCGTCGGGCTGTTCGAGGGCCAGCGAGCCGAGCCGGAATCGCCCGATCCGCTGCTGCGCGCGATCGCCAGGGTCGTGGGTCTGGGCGACTTCCACGGCAAGTTCCTGCAGACGTGTCTGGTGTATCCCGAGGGCTTCGCCGCGCCGCGCCTGCTGCTTGTGGGCCTGGGCAAGGCCGACGAGTTCAACCGCGACCGGGCGCGCAAGGCGGCGGGCGCTGCGGCGACGCGCATGCGCGATCTCGGCGCGAAGCGCGCGGCGCTGCGGCCGGCCGGCGGAGGGGATCGGCTGCCCTGGCGCGATGCCGTGCGCTGCGCGGTCGAGGGCGCCTACCTCGGTCTCTACCAGCACTGGGAGTTCAAGACCGAGAAGCGCGACGAGATCAATGCACTCGACGAACTCTCGCTGCTGGTACCGGCCGCCGAGGCCGAGTCGGCCGGCACCGAGGCGCGGGACGCCGCGGTCGTCTGCCAGGCGGTCAACTGGATCCGCACCCTGGTGAACCGGCCGGGCAACGCGCTCACCGCGGCCGCCTTCGCCGAGGAGGCGCGGGCCATGGCGGCGGAGCGGCCGGGCATAAGGTGCACCATCCTGGGACGCGACGAGATCCGGGAACTCGGGATGGGCTGCTTCGCCGGGGTCAACGCCGGCAGCGCCGACCCGCCGCGCCTCATCGTGCTCGAATACGACGGCGAGCGGGATGGCAAGCCCCTCGCCCTGGTCGGCAAGGGTATCACTTTCGACACCGGCGGCCTCGACATCAAGGCCAAGGCCGGCATGGAGCAGATGAAGGACGACATGTCCGGCGGAGCGGCCGTCGTGGGGACCATCCGCGCCGCCGCCGACCTGGGCCTGCCGATTCGCCTGGTGGGCATCGTGCCCGCGACCGACAACATGCCGGGCTCGCATGCGATCAAGCCCGGGGACGTGCTCAAGAGTTACTCGGGCCTTACCGTGGAGGTCGGCAACACCGACGCCGAGGGCCGCCTGGTCCTGGCCGACGGTCTGGCCTATGCCTGCAAGCAGTTCGGTCCGCGGGCCGTCGTGGACATGGCGACGCTGACCGGTTCGGTCTACGTGGCGCTGGGATCGGTGGCGACCGGCATGTTCACGCTTGACGATCGCATGGCGCGAGTGCTCGAGGGGGCCGCCGAGGCCACGGGCGAGCGCATCTGGCGCCTGCCGCTGTGGCCCGAGCACGAAGATCTCGTCGACAGCGACATCGCCGACATCCGCAACCAGGGCGAACCCGGCGACAGCGACGGCATCGCCGCCGCGGTATTCCTCAAGCGCTTCGTGGGCGACCTGCCCTGGGTGCACCTGGACATCGCCGGTACGTCGTGGGCGGACAAGAAACAGCCGTACATCCCCAAGGGCGGCACCGGCGTGGGCGTGCGCCTGCTGATCGAGGCGCTGCGCAACGGCCTATGA
- a CDS encoding C39 family peptidase — MPGSGRPEWTPLPIGPMQGMTVAPARPGLWTELRALLAELERRGVPPAPVAPALAPVAAPVPAPAPAPAAAPVPAPAPAPAPAPAPAPAEAPAPAPPPAPAAVRTYTVASGDSLWAIAARELGDGNRWRDLYEANRDIIGGDPGLIRPGQVLTIPGEGAAPAAPPPAPEAPPAPEPAPEAPPAPALGQAPYINQYSPAGREQGYTNGPSNCGPASMAMVARAIGYRGDLSDAKLINHLGGIGRTTENGTGVNGISTMAQALGLQPQTRGPGANVDWIAEELRAGKMVIANGDYFAMAPHEDPNRSSGHYVLVYGIDESGRFLVHDPADRRVSSVSAADLGKFIRSNPNGGYQISVGR; from the coding sequence TTGCCCGGGAGCGGGCGGCCGGAGTGGACGCCGCTGCCCATCGGGCCGATGCAGGGCATGACCGTCGCGCCGGCGCGGCCGGGGCTGTGGACCGAGTTGCGCGCCCTGCTGGCCGAACTCGAGCGGCGAGGGGTTCCGCCGGCGCCCGTCGCGCCTGCACTGGCACCGGTAGCTGCACCGGTACCTGCTCCTGCTCCGGCTCCGGCGGCCGCACCGGTTCCCGCACCCGCTCCGGCACCGGCACCCGCTCCGGCACCGGCGCCAGCAGAGGCTCCGGCGCCCGCACCGCCGCCCGCACCGGCCGCGGTGCGCACCTACACGGTGGCCAGCGGCGACAGCCTGTGGGCGATCGCGGCGCGCGAACTGGGCGACGGCAACCGGTGGCGCGACCTGTACGAGGCCAATCGCGACATCATCGGCGGGGATCCCGGTCTCATCCGGCCGGGGCAGGTGCTGACGATCCCGGGGGAGGGGGCCGCTCCGGCGGCGCCCCCACCGGCTCCCGAGGCGCCGCCGGCTCCCGAACCGGCGCCCGAAGCGCCGCCCGCGCCCGCTCTCGGCCAGGCGCCCTACATCAACCAGTACTCGCCGGCCGGCCGGGAGCAGGGCTACACCAACGGCCCGTCCAACTGCGGGCCCGCCAGCATGGCGATGGTGGCCCGGGCCATCGGCTACCGCGGGGACCTCTCGGATGCCAAGCTGATCAACCATCTGGGCGGCATCGGCCGCACCACCGAGAATGGCACCGGCGTCAACGGCATCTCGACCATGGCGCAGGCCCTGGGCTTGCAGCCCCAGACGCGGGGCCCCGGGGCCAATGTGGACTGGATCGCCGAGGAATTGCGGGCCGGCAAGATGGTGATCGCCAACGGCGACTACTTCGCGATGGCGCCCCACGAAGATCCCAACCGCTCGTCGGGGCACTACGTCCTGGTGTACGGCATCGACGAGAGCGGCCGGTTCCTCGTGCACGACCCGGCCGATCGGCGCGTCAGCAGCGTCTCGGCGGCCGACCTGGGCAAGTTCATCCGCTCCAACCCCAACGGCGGCTACCAGATCAGCGTGGGCCGCTAG
- a CDS encoding amidase codes for MPDLTATRDLNTLSATDLAGALRAGEVSAREAVEAHIRRVEEVNPKLNAVIFTLFDEALREAAAADARRLAGEALGPLHGVPITVKECQGLAGSPWTIGLTNRKGQACAEDGVHVARLRAAGAIVLGKGNIPQFMMSSECDNPVYGRTNNPWDLGRAPGGSSGGDAAIVAAGGAAFGLGGDIGGSLRNPAHVCGISTLKPTSRRLASIGAFDPNDRQEAMPAQSGPLARSVADLARVMDVLAAPGLEDVDFSVPPVPWRDPAAVDVSKLRIGFYEEDSFYPASPAIRRAVREAAAALRARGAEVEPWQPPHVERFLHFWLMFIGGDGGEGLLEAAAGSTLDYRMERMLKIARLNPLLRGYFRWKATRSGQRVIMPYLDIREISLCAYNRILEERRGLVREVMADWRQRRFDAILCPPAPLAALTHGSTADLGPSHAGAAYYNVLGVPAGVVAATRVRPGEESDRPETRDICLAAARKVEQGSAGLPVGVHVAARHWREDIVLAVMGALEEHFRAQPDYPLRPPI; via the coding sequence ATGCCAGACCTGACTGCGACGCGCGACCTCAACACCCTCTCGGCGACCGACCTCGCGGGAGCCCTGCGCGCCGGGGAAGTCTCGGCCCGGGAAGCAGTGGAGGCGCACATCCGGCGCGTCGAGGAGGTCAATCCCAAGCTCAACGCCGTGATCTTCACGCTCTTCGACGAGGCGTTGCGGGAAGCCGCGGCCGCCGACGCGAGGCGCCTGGCCGGCGAGGCCCTCGGGCCCCTGCATGGCGTGCCCATCACGGTCAAGGAATGCCAGGGCCTGGCGGGCAGTCCGTGGACCATCGGGCTGACCAACCGCAAGGGGCAGGCCTGCGCCGAGGACGGCGTGCACGTGGCGCGCTTGCGGGCCGCCGGCGCCATCGTGCTCGGCAAGGGCAACATCCCCCAGTTCATGATGTCCTCGGAGTGCGACAACCCGGTCTACGGCCGCACGAACAACCCCTGGGATCTCGGCCGGGCGCCGGGCGGCAGCAGCGGCGGCGACGCCGCCATCGTGGCGGCCGGCGGGGCCGCCTTCGGGCTGGGCGGCGACATCGGCGGCAGCCTGCGCAATCCCGCGCACGTCTGCGGCATCAGCACGCTCAAGCCCACGTCGCGCCGCCTGGCCAGCATCGGCGCGTTCGATCCCAACGACCGCCAGGAGGCAATGCCGGCGCAGTCCGGTCCGCTGGCCCGGTCGGTCGCCGACCTGGCGCGGGTGATGGACGTGCTGGCCGCGCCGGGACTCGAGGACGTCGACTTCTCCGTGCCACCCGTGCCGTGGCGCGACCCCGCCGCGGTGGACGTCTCGAAGCTCCGCATCGGCTTTTACGAGGAGGATAGCTTCTACCCGGCTTCCCCGGCCATCCGCCGGGCCGTGCGCGAGGCCGCGGCCGCCCTGCGGGCGCGCGGCGCCGAGGTCGAGCCTTGGCAACCGCCGCACGTCGAGCGGTTCCTCCATTTCTGGCTGATGTTCATCGGCGGCGATGGCGGTGAGGGCCTCCTCGAGGCCGCGGCGGGCAGCACCCTGGATTACCGAATGGAGCGCATGCTGAAGATCGCCCGGCTCAATCCCCTCCTGCGAGGCTACTTCAGGTGGAAGGCCACCCGGTCCGGCCAGCGGGTGATCATGCCGTACCTGGACATCCGGGAGATCTCCTTGTGCGCGTACAACCGAATTCTCGAGGAGCGGCGCGGCCTGGTGCGGGAGGTCATGGCCGACTGGCGGCAGCGGCGCTTCGACGCCATCTTGTGCCCACCCGCTCCGCTGGCGGCGCTCACCCACGGCTCCACGGCCGACCTGGGCCCCTCGCACGCCGGCGCCGCCTACTACAACGTGCTGGGCGTCCCGGCCGGCGTCGTGGCGGCGACCCGGGTGCGGCCGGGAGAGGAGAGCGACCGGCCCGAGACGCGGGACATCTGCCTCGCGGCGGCGCGCAAGGTCGAGCAGGGCAGCGCGGGACTGCCCGTGGGCGTCCATGTGGCGGCCCGCCACTGGCGCGAGGACATCGTCCTGGCGGTCATGGGCGCGCTCGAGGAGCACTTCCGCGCCCAGCCCGACTACCCGCTGCGTCCGCCCATTTAG
- a CDS encoding TldD/PmbA family protein, whose product MSALAETRDPATFDAEVAILLDAAVARRVDAELFVSSARATRVSVQDGEVEAFNLSAPRGIGIRVVSEGRVGYAFTESLAPEHLVAALERAGANAALLPPDDSAGLERFAGETPDVALYNPSLAEVPVPEKVAFALALDRVARGADARIETVTGVSYADVDAFLRVASTLGVDRQYRGSIAGGGCMPKASHGTENKMAAHYKRARAFEELDAEAIAREAVRRSVEKLGSRTLESGHYPVAFHPEAFASLLDTFCGIFSGKAAQEGKSLLVGREGGQVAAPAFTLVDDPLRPGGFASRPFDDEGCVSRPFPLISEGVFAGFLHNAQTARKAATRSTGHASRGGYSGTVHVSPSNLVVRAGAAAREALLASAPQVVYVTELMGLHAGASIVSGDFSLQAEGFLHSGGDRHPIHLFTVSGNFYRLLEQIEALADDVETQPSGTTCPSVLVGGLTIAGK is encoded by the coding sequence ATGAGCGCGCTGGCCGAAACGCGCGATCCGGCCACCTTCGACGCCGAGGTGGCGATCCTGCTCGACGCGGCGGTGGCGCGGCGCGTCGACGCCGAGCTATTCGTGTCTTCCGCCCGCGCCACGCGCGTGTCCGTGCAGGACGGCGAGGTCGAGGCCTTCAACCTGTCCGCGCCGCGCGGCATCGGCATTCGCGTCGTGAGCGAAGGGCGGGTGGGCTACGCGTTCACCGAGTCGTTGGCGCCCGAGCACCTGGTGGCCGCCCTCGAGCGCGCCGGGGCCAACGCGGCGCTCCTGCCACCCGACGATTCGGCGGGCCTCGAGCGCTTCGCCGGCGAGACGCCCGACGTGGCCCTGTACAACCCGAGCCTGGCCGAGGTGCCGGTGCCCGAGAAGGTCGCGTTCGCGCTCGCCCTCGACCGCGTGGCCCGCGGCGCCGACGCCCGCATCGAGACGGTCACGGGCGTCAGCTACGCCGACGTGGACGCCTTCCTGCGTGTGGCCTCGACCCTGGGGGTGGACCGGCAGTACCGCGGCAGCATCGCGGGCGGCGGGTGCATGCCCAAGGCTTCGCATGGCACCGAGAACAAGATGGCGGCCCACTACAAGCGGGCGCGGGCGTTCGAGGAACTGGACGCCGAGGCGATCGCCCGCGAGGCCGTGCGCCGTTCGGTCGAGAAGCTGGGTTCGCGGACGCTGGAGAGCGGCCACTACCCCGTGGCGTTCCACCCGGAGGCCTTCGCGTCGCTGCTGGACACCTTCTGCGGCATCTTCTCGGGGAAGGCCGCCCAGGAGGGCAAGTCGTTGCTCGTGGGCCGCGAGGGCGGCCAGGTCGCCGCGCCCGCGTTCACTCTGGTCGACGATCCGCTGCGGCCCGGCGGCTTCGCCTCGCGGCCGTTCGACGACGAGGGCTGCGTTTCGCGGCCGTTCCCGCTGATCTCCGAGGGCGTCTTCGCGGGCTTCCTGCACAACGCGCAGACCGCCCGCAAGGCGGCCACCCGCTCCACCGGCCACGCCTCGCGGGGCGGCTACTCCGGTACGGTGCACGTGAGCCCGTCGAACCTGGTCGTGCGGGCCGGCGCCGCGGCCCGGGAAGCGCTCCTGGCCTCCGCGCCGCAGGTGGTGTACGTGACCGAACTCATGGGCCTACACGCCGGCGCCAGCATCGTGTCGGGGGACTTCTCGCTGCAGGCCGAAGGCTTCCTGCATTCGGGCGGCGATCGGCACCCGATCCACCTGTTCACGGTCTCGGGCAACTTCTATCGCCTGCTGGAGCAGATCGAGGCCCTGGCCGACGACGTCGAGACACAGCCATCGGGGACCACTTGCCCCTCGGTGCTGGTCGGCGGCCTGACGATCGCCGGGAAGTAG
- a CDS encoding TldD/PmbA family protein, with protein MRWQPPVDTSLASEVIGVALSSGADFADLFVEDRSESALTFLDGRVKDAVSGQSLGAGIRVVHGQRAIYGYTSDLSRAGLLEVARAVASAEQGRSGTVVAREATATAPGLVHPVGRYPGDVPMQRRIDLFHLVDRTARAYSSFISQVEVSLAETVQNVLIANSEGLHVCDERPYSRFFIKAIATGGGERQEGHRSPGRLAGFEFVDSLEVEELAREAAEAAVLMLSADYCKAGRMPVVIDKGFGGVIFHEACGHLLETTSVAPRVSILSDKMGQQIAHPAVTAIDDGTLENEWGSLGVDDEGMPVQRTVLIREGILESYMVDRLGEIKTQQYARTGSARRQSYRQPPGSRMRNTFIAPGDASLEELIADVPLGLYAKRMGGGSVKPGTGDFNFAVREAYMIRDGKLAEPVRGAMLIGNGADILMKISKVGRDLELAAGMCGSVSGNVPVTVGQPALLVDEITVGGR; from the coding sequence ATGCGCTGGCAACCACCCGTCGACACCTCCCTGGCCAGCGAGGTGATCGGCGTGGCGCTCTCTTCCGGGGCGGATTTCGCCGATCTGTTCGTCGAGGATCGCAGCGAGTCGGCCCTGACCTTCCTGGACGGGCGCGTCAAGGATGCCGTGTCGGGCCAGTCCCTCGGGGCGGGGATCCGCGTCGTGCACGGCCAGCGAGCCATCTACGGCTACACCAGCGACCTGTCGCGCGCCGGCCTGCTGGAGGTGGCCCGCGCGGTCGCGAGCGCCGAGCAGGGGCGTTCCGGGACGGTCGTGGCCCGCGAGGCGACGGCCACGGCGCCCGGCCTGGTACATCCGGTGGGGCGATATCCGGGCGACGTGCCGATGCAGCGCCGCATCGACCTCTTCCACCTGGTCGATCGCACCGCCCGGGCCTACTCTTCGTTCATCTCCCAGGTGGAAGTCTCGCTGGCCGAGACCGTGCAGAACGTGCTCATCGCCAATTCCGAGGGCCTCCACGTCTGCGACGAGCGGCCGTATTCGCGGTTCTTCATCAAGGCCATCGCCACCGGCGGGGGCGAGCGGCAGGAAGGGCACCGCAGTCCGGGCCGCCTGGCCGGCTTCGAGTTCGTCGACTCCCTCGAGGTCGAGGAACTCGCCCGCGAGGCGGCCGAGGCCGCGGTCCTGATGCTCTCGGCCGACTACTGCAAGGCCGGGCGCATGCCGGTGGTCATCGATAAGGGCTTCGGCGGCGTCATCTTCCACGAGGCCTGCGGGCACCTGCTGGAGACGACGTCGGTCGCGCCGCGCGTGTCCATCCTGTCGGACAAGATGGGCCAGCAGATCGCCCATCCCGCCGTGACGGCCATCGACGACGGCACGCTGGAAAACGAGTGGGGCTCGCTGGGCGTGGACGACGAAGGTATGCCAGTGCAGCGCACCGTGCTCATTCGCGAAGGCATCCTGGAGAGCTACATGGTGGATCGGCTGGGCGAGATCAAGACGCAGCAGTACGCCCGCACCGGATCGGCGCGGCGCCAGAGCTACCGGCAGCCGCCGGGATCGCGCATGCGCAACACCTTCATCGCCCCGGGCGACGCGTCGCTCGAAGAGCTCATCGCCGACGTCCCGCTCGGGCTGTATGCCAAGCGGATGGGCGGCGGATCGGTCAAGCCGGGCACGGGCGACTTCAACTTCGCGGTCCGCGAGGCCTACATGATCCGCGACGGCAAGCTGGCCGAACCGGTGCGGGGCGCGATGCTCATCGGCAATGGCGCGGACATCCTGATGAAGATCTCGAAGGTCGGCCGCGATCTCGAGCTGGCGGCCGGCATGTGCGGCTCGGTGAGCGGCAACGTCCCGGTCACCGTGGGCCAGCCGGCGCTCCTGGTCGACGAGATCACGGTGGGCGGACGATGA